From Aegilops tauschii subsp. strangulata cultivar AL8/78 chromosome 5, Aet v6.0, whole genome shotgun sequence:
CAGTGTGCTGTGTCTGATTTATTTGCTTAGGTATCCTTCTGAGGATGCCATAAGATTTGCGAACATTTCTTGTAGTgaaaaggaaaataagaggctAAAAATAGTTCATTACCATCTTATGTATTAATTGTTTTTTCTTCAAGCACACTAATGGATCATAAAAAATAATTCCCAACAAGATGCCCATGTAAAAACCTAAAAAGTCTGTGACCTGAATCGTTCCATACATTGTTACAAATATTGGCCTATTAACTGCTATTCGCCCCCCCTCCGATACGAGAAAAGGCCTATTCGGCCCATTAACTGGGAGGCCCAGTTAATCAGTCTGATAAGTTGATTTATCTGTTGTCAGACCGAATTATTGGTTGGAGCGATTAACTGGGCACATATTTTGGCCCAAAACTACTCTCCTATGCCAATAATGTACAAGAAGTATTGTTGTTGTGCTGCTCTCCTTTGATGTTAGATAGTGATGTACAATTACTACtgctgtgttgttgttgttgttgctgctgctcttaTATGTATCTGGACATCATCAGAACATCAAGGTAACACTCTTCcgtgttgctatgtagcctatgattgcatatttagacattcagtacaatgcatgttgctatgtagcctcaaaTATATAGATATGACCCGAGTTAACCTACCGATAAATGGGTTACCGATATATTCAGTTAAATGGCCGATTTGCTgattaatcccttatcagcccctGACCGATATGGTACCAGTTACTGATATCCTGAACAGTGGTTCCATAGCACCTGTAGGCCTCTAAAACATTGCAACCATCAAGGTGTTTCACCTAAGCTGGATGCTGCTACATATAGTGACTGACAGACTTTGTAATGTctgtttgaaatttttgaagaATTTGTTACTAATGTATCTTGTTCGTAATAGTAATTAATATGGAGATGTCTGTTTACCTACTTTGTTTCACAGAACAAATGGAGTTTGAAGTTTGATGTGTTATTTTTATCTATTTGACTAGGACAAGAAAATGCTTCATGCAACCGGTCGTCTAATCGCATTTGCAATTCTTCATCAGAGCTATTCCTCACAGCCAGTAAATCCCTATGTTCCTCTGCTGTTAAATGTAAGTTCAAAACCTTGTTTTCCAATTATGTGTGATTTAGATCATTATGGACAAACTTCCATTTCCCCCCTCCAACATACGTAAAACATAAATATGTGAACTTGCAAAGCTTCTTTGATACGTTTATGATTGCTAGGGCATGAATCATAAAGTTTTTGATAGTTTATTGTCGCAAAGAAAAATTGAGTGCAAGACGTTAGGCGAGCATTTTGCCTCTGCCTAGCGCCTAGCTCGACGCGGTGCCGGCGTTTGTGCGGACATGATAGCAGGGGCGGCTGGGTGCATTTTTGTACGGATATGGCACACATTTATTTTTCAGAGCATCTTTCAGCTCTACAGCATTGACCCATTGAAGTCCACTATGGAACCCTAGCATGCCAACCCAATCTGAACCGTCTACATGCTCTAATCTGAACTGTCCATTTGCTCTCCTTTATCTCTTTCTTTTGCCTGCTGCCTTCCAGACACGCATCAGTCTTCTGGTCACATCTCCCCCACCGTTCCCTCTCCTTACCCAATGCCATCaccaccaaagcaccttaccggCCACCTATTCTACCGCCCAGGGCCAAAGTGAGGCATTTTGCCTCCGCGCAGCGCCCAGGCGTGCTTAAGTGAGTGCCTAATTTTATGCTTATAGTTAAGGGATATTTACGCTAGCATAACACATCGATGTATTATTGTCTGTTATAGTTTCTGATCTGGCAACCAAGTTTCATTTGCAATTTCATGTGTTGCCTTCAGGGAAATGATTGCGCGAATTGGAGGATTGTTTGTTATTGAATCCATTTTGACTTTGGATTCCTTCCTTGAAATTAGTCTTATAGTTTGCACTTTGTCTTCCGCCTTCTATAATACTAGAGGGTGACGCGCGCTTTGCCGCGCCGTCCTTTAGTCGGGAGTTGCTACAGTCCGGTGACTCCTTGTGTGTTTCACCTGAGTTGGAGGCTTCTAATTATGTCGGTgttgttttttctttttgttggcttcgtTCTTACTCTGGTGATGGCTTCTGATGTGCGATGTGGTGGCTGCTTGGTTACGCACATCAGCAAACAGTGAGAAAATAAAGTCTACCAACTTAAGTCCTCTCCTGAGTCCATCGATGCCAAAACTGAAAACAGAAGCAAGGCAAGGTTCACATCAGTATTATCTATTCACCGTACCCACATAAGTGAGTCTTCCCAATTAATATTAAAGTAAAGTATATTTGTCACAAACAAGAAAATGATGTATGTATAGGCCTAACACCGCAAAAGAATCATGCAAAGCACCAACGTTATAATTCACCGGATCTCACAATTAAGAGAAGTACCCAAACACATACATAAGCAATAGAACCAGACCCAACAGGGTCAACTTCAAAGAAAACAAAAATCTCATCAAATCTCTTGTAGAACATCTCTCCACAAAATCTCTGGCATCTTTGATTGGTATGGACAGAGCCTTATCACAAAACATAAGAAAGCCCTGGAATCTATTGGTCTAAGTGAAGCTTTAAAAAGTCCTCCTCAAATTCATAGAGGTCTAACAGAAGTAAAGAAACCCTTGCTTTATATATACAATAGGTCAGGAATATCCTCGGCTTTCCTCCCTGCAAGAATCACTTGCCGCTCCAAGAATCAATGGTACTGGAGCTAAATAACAAGAGTAGTTCTAGAATAACCTTGGCTATGCTCTCTCCTAAGAATCACACATGTTCCTCAACATGCAAAGAATCATTGATACTGAAGTTGAATAATACTGGCCTTGGAAGTAAAGGACACACGCTTGTCTAGGAAAATATAGTTAGTTTCAGCTAGAATTTACAAAAAGAATCACATCTCGAGCTCACATGCAATGTTGCATATGTCTCATAACTAATGCAACTTTTGCCGCACAGATATAATCATAAACAAGAAAAAACAAAAGTTAACCCGAATGTCTCCTATCAAAGATCACAAAAACAACATGAATAGAAATTATATGAGTGATTATGTACAAGgtctatggacaggggtgcgtggaagcttgctatccatgtgccagagccatgagttggttgcgagatcttatgggtttcacctctagcctaccccaacttgtttgggactaacggctttgttgttgttgattatgtacAAGGTTATTTCCAAAACTGGGCTCATTTCATATGAATACCAGAGTTAAGGCATACTATATGGGTTTATATCCCCATTCCCCACACTACTTTTTAAGGCTGCAACACAATTGATATCCACTATATAATTTCCAAAGGGAAATAAAATATTGCAATCAGATAAAGAGGAAAACTGAATAGCCAATCTTTGTGTCATTTTATGGAGGTAGCCAAACTGACATTACATACTCCAGGGCACTTCTTCTTTATACAAGCTACTAATATAAAAAATACAAAAGGTTGAGGAGTGTCTCTTGACATCTTACAACCATAAATGAAAGAGCGTGATAAACTTACGAACTGCGGAAAACTGGAAAACATAACAGCATGACGATAGAAGCATTAATATAGTTCTTGAGCCTTGTTTATATCAGTGTAAACACCAAATTAGCATTGGCATTTCTTTTGCACTGAGGGCACCATATTGTAGAGTAATTTTTGCCAAATATAACAGAAAATAATGGAGAAACTCCAATAAGAAGTACATGTGATTATTTCTTAGCATATCAGTTTATTCAAAGCAATTATTTCAGTCTAACGTAATAGACTGAGATACAAAATGGAACACTGCTATTCTGGCCTAAAAAAATGAATCAAATATCAAAGTCAATTGGAACTTAAATATGTAGGACAGATAGCACCAACCTATTGGAACTTGCATACGGATAATAGATAACAGTATAACACCAACCTCGATCTACCAGGATGTGCAATTGTTGACCAACCGATGCATTTTGATCCACCGAAGAATGCCTCAGCCTCCTAATGGTAGCACCACCATATTTAGCAGCGGAAGTAGTAGCAAAAATTTCACCTGAACGTGGTTAAGTGCTTAATTTATAGCTTAAACTTGTCAATAGAAGAGCAGAGTAGAGTTGAAATTCAAATACCTATAGCTAGAGAGAATATCTGAATACTTGTACTTTTCTTAGGCAAAAACAGGTGCCAATGACATCTTCCATAGAATAATAAAGATGCATATGTGTTTTCCTGAATTCCAGCTAGTAATATGATCCACCTACCAAATGAAATGTACACACAAAACAGAACAGAGATTCGAATTGAAACAACAGATGCACACATCCTAATAGGTTCTAGAAATATCATCAGAAATTTCAGGCTGAAACTTGATTGCCTCGTATATCATTTGGAGGACAAAAGGATGCCACAATGTTATCAATCAAACATACCTGCATGAATCACGTAAATATCACTTGGTTTAAGCAGAGTTTTAGTGATCCAAATCTGGTAGAAATTAGCACTGGCCATATTGAGTTTTTCTCAAACTTGTCATTCGAATTATCTTTGTATACCTCCTGCGAGATGTCGTTGAATATATGGACATTTCAAACATGCACATGTCAAGTTAGGACTGTTGGACGACAATATGGTAAATCTGAATATTACATTGAGTGACTGCAAACAATCAAGGCTTCAAACCAGAGAGTCCAGGTGTTGCATTTGGCGATGTAAAGCAACGATAGAAGACCTTGCTACTGATTGACAATAGAGTAAAAATTAGCATTACATGTGACATGATATAAATGTGTATACATGGTGTACTCCACTTGAGACTGAACCATATGCCTCCATTAACCAAAAAGTAAAGGAACCAGATCTTTTTTTGTTGTCCATCCATATTCCATTCTGGCAACTTGGATCTGCATATATGGCACATAATTACAAACATCATTTTTTTCCTTAAGCCGATAATTCTATTAATCGAACTGTAAGGATTGACAGTCCACCACAATATAGACATTACTATCTAATAAGATATATTCAGTCTTTTTGGTTATTGAGCTAAATCTTGGATCCACAAAAAAAATCAAAGTAGTCCAAACAAAGACTTTTAATTATTGAGGCAAAAATTCTTTAGAGATCTTAACAACAAACGAACTAATTTTCAAACATGCATGTTTTGAGCAGTGCGAGCACATGTTGCAAACTCACCTAGCTGGGTGCAGAGCCCTTTCCCAAATCAACCAAATTGCAATGGTTCGCTGCTCCAATCCTGACTCCCGAGCACCCCACATATCCTCCATGGTTTTTGCTCCAAGACTAAGCAGCCACCATATTCTCCATGGTTTGCGGCTACTGCAGAATAAATGGCTTCTTTAGAGGAGAAAGGGAAACATCCGAGAGAAGAGAAAGGAAGGAGGTGCGGTCACCTATCGAGCTCCCGACAGATCGTCTTCGTCTCTCCAGCGATGACACCACGGACTACTCGGCCTGCTCATCCGCCTCTCCGACGTCGTGAGCCGATGGGTGAGAACGATGACAGAGCCTAGACGGCCTTAATCGGGGGACAAGGAGGTCTCAGGAGGGCCCTTCTTCTGGTGGCTAACGCCGGAGGAGCTAGGATGAGGGGCGGCGGCAGCAAGTCGGAGTTGGGCGGCGGCAGCTGGGAACCCTAGCGCGCAGGACACTCTCGGGGTGAGGAGGAGAGAGCGGGGAGGCCCAACTGCAGCACGTTGAACAGCCTACACAATATGGGCCTAGGCGGTAAATATCTCTCTCTCACCTgatgacaggtcggacccacgcGATTTTCACAGCCTCGATCAACCAGGAAGCTCCAATTCGTGGGAGCTTAGTAACTGTACTGATTGCCAGGTTCCCTTTACTCAATATCTGGCTTTAGCTTCTAACATAAGGACCCTTGAATCCTTACATTTCAGTCCTCATGTTAGTACTGTAGCCCAAAATATAAACTTTGATGTTGCTTCTAGCTTCTCCATTGGATTTTATGGCCGTTCTTTTGAGTTTTGAATTTGAACTCCAGAAGTTGATATTTTGAACATCAGATCAAAGTCTCTTATCCAACACTGAGAATAGTTTGAGCTCTTGCTGATCTCTTCTTGGGCCACAACATATAATTTCGCCCTGTCTAGCTTAGCTTGTTAGTCTGAAAGCCTTACACTGTAAGATCAATGGCTTCTTTTGGGATTCTTCTGTTTACGGAATTATGGCAAGTAGAAGCGTCCTGATCTTTTAGAACAGTTAATTTGGCTAATTTATGGGGATTGTGCGCAATCTTATTCGAATGAGTGAATTGTGGTTGCACTACTCTTCATGAGTTGACACCAACCTGTCCAAGTGCATAGTTCAGCATGATTTTATAGTTTTGAAGCAGCTGCTTCTTTGCCTCTATGACCAGTGGATATaactttcttttgaaaaaaaaagcGATGGCAACAATGGAAGAACTGCCAAATTCATCACCCTTCAGCTTGTTGGCATTAGATTAGCTGTTTATCATTCTTGAAGTTTTGATATTTGTTATCAACAGGCAGCTTGTGATGAATCATCAGATAAATCAGAACAAGCATTTGTCCAACTTTTGTTGACTTCGTCCAGCGGAGACAATAACAATGAGGTCTTTTCTTCTGCTCTTTGACTTGTCCATAAAATACCTATGATATAATCAAATATCCAGTGGGGCCTTGATATAGTTATCTCTTGATTTATCCTTGTCGACAAGTGTAGTTTGTCTATCCATGCTAAGTTTGGCGGTGCTCTATTTTGTCAGGTGCTGCAAAAGTCAGCTGTAGATTACGTAAATGGGCCTGTTTCTGCATCACAGGTAGACTGTTAAACTTTTGTTTAATAAAGGAACTGATTGAATATAGTTATGTAAACTATATGTAGATTATTTCCAATATTAACGGCCTCTTAACTCAGGGTCATCTGTTTATTTAGGCCTTATTGCCACGGGAACAGCTTGAGAAGCAATTCTGCAGGAGTATTGTACAGCCTCAGCCTCAAGTTAGTAGTTTCAGAAGCGCTACTGTTAGATGTGCTATACCAGATCCAGATATACCTCAGAGTTGTGCCAATTCATCAGAGTATGTATGCTCAGCTGCCTCCACAAAGTTAGAATGTGCTGCTTGTTATTTCTTCTTGGGCTTTTCCTTATGAACATGTTACTTTTTAAAATCACATCATTTTCTAGGATATCAGCGCCTGGAAGCAAACAAAAATCTACTTCCGATGATAGAGATTCTGCTCTTGTTGCTTTACtccaagaaaaatcatggggAAGACTGGGTCCCCAATGGATACGGCCGAACCCCCCAAGACTTCATATACTTGATGGGGAGGTAACGTATTCAGCCAAGAGTTGTATTTTCATACCAGTTCTATTGTTAATATGACTGTACTTGCTCTGAAAATACAGTTACAGTGGCTGAATCCTGACAACAATCATGAGCTATTATGGGATTATAGCATGTGTGCTGAAACGAGTCGTGGGGCTGCGATCCGTGATTTGATTGCCAGAGCCTTAAAAGGTCCACTTGTACCTGCTCAACAGGAGGTTCGCTGCTCCATTCTAGTATTTCTATTATATCAATTTAGGGAGAAATGAGTGTTTCAATAAATATTTAGGCAGCTGTAGTATTTCCAAAGATTCTTTGCGTTCTCTTGAATCTTCAAGTTATTCAGCCTGATGCTGGATAATGCTACTCATGCAAACACATTCATTTGCGTGCAACATATTTTCATATGGTGCAAGCCTAATTTGTTCGCAGCTTTTCACAGCAAGTTGTTATAGAATTGGTGAAGGACTCTAAGCTAGTCTATCACTGCGGGATGACTCCACAGAAACTTCCAGTATGTATACTCTTGACAATATTTATCTCCTCACACTTTTCATGTATTCCGTCTGACATATTTTTCTATGGTTTCAGGACCTTGTTGAGCATAATCCACTCATTGCTGTAGAGCTTCTTTCGAAGCTTATGAACTCTCCTGACATTGCAGGGTAATGTCTGTTTCTTTTCTCAGGCGTGTTCTGTTATCGTGAAAATTGTGATGGCCTCTGCGCCAGCTTCCTCTATCTTAGTACTGATCCTCCTCCTTTTAGTTATTTTGATGTTCTTGTGCACATGGAGATGAGCCTGCATTCGATGGAAGTTGTAAACAGACTTACTACTGCGGTTGAACTCCCGACAGGATTTGTCCACGAATACATCTCAAATTGTATTCAATCTTGTCAAAACATTAAGGTTTGTTCTTGTTCTTCCAATTCATTCAATTAGAAATTGATGACATAATTAATTGGAGCGATGACGTATATTTGCAGAATAACTCATTCAAATTGATGGTTACATGATATTGTGTTAATACTTACTAGCAAAAaatgcctgtgcgttgcaacggaagaaGAAAACAAATTACAGCCCATCCATCCTCGCCAATACACACTTGTCTCCGTCCTTATAAAAAATCCTGTTGCAAGAACATAAGTGGTCAACTATTGTGGTGGAAATTCAGTAATAAGTGACATGCACATTTGAAGTTTcctgtgcgttgcaacgggagaagaaAACATATCACAGGCCATCCCTCCTCTCCAATACACATTTGTCTCCGTCCTTTATTTCAACACAATACCCCACATGTGTTTCCGCTTATATTCCTTTCTGTCCTCATAGACGGTGGCAGTGATGCCCAGTTAGTTGTGGCCCagttatcttatcgttattaggggcttagcccaattatcttattAGGAGGATTATATAAACTCGTGTAAGGACCCGTTTTGGGATTAAGCAAGAAGCAATCATATTTGCTCGGCTTCCTTAGGGAGCCGGGAAACCTAACCCTAGTCGCCGTCCctgcgctctctctctctcgcgcgcacGCAACGACGGCGCCCCAGCGCCGGCGACCACGCCTTCCTCCACGCCATCCTTCCTTCCACCCCTACAACCTGAGACCACGCGCTGGTAGGGATCCGGTTCCTACCAATAATGGAGGCAACAACTAAGAGAATATGATGAATCTAAGTGAAACCTTTTGCTTGTGCATGAACTCTAACAGTAAATAACTACATGGTTGTTTACATGTACAAAAATCAATCATCAAAGCAGCAAAACAATGTGATTATGTTAAAAAAAATCTGCTTCGTAGACTAAAACGCATGCATAGGGAAATTACTGGCCTATTATACCTAGTATTGTATGAAATAAATACATAATCTTCTAGTATTTTCTCACTAACTCCTGACAAGCCAATCAACTAACTCGTCGGCGTGCTGTCCATCTCTTCACTGTTCTTCTAATCTAATCTATATCTATACTTTTTTTTACTAATAAAGCGAGGTGCGTTTCTCCagttttttcatccgttcaccgtCGAAATTTATTTTtctatccgaggtggtactaaatttttaTGTGTCCGTCTGTTCTTTTAGCAATCCAGAATTTCGTACTTGGCCCTCACACACTGTGGGCCAGCGGAAGCCAGCCCACTTATTTGCCTGCCCATGTAGCCGCAAAAGGCCTATTTCTCGCCCTGTGCGGTAGATAGTCGGTGTTTGCCCAGGACGGCCAAGACTGGGCCGGCCCGTTCTGTTTTCCCGtccaaatttatttttatttttaccTTATTTCGTAATTCAaattttttaaaaaagttcagaatttgaatttttgtcaaattttggaaaaatgtTCGAATTACAATATTTTCTTCCCCTttttaaaaatatttggaaaattaATTTATTTTCTCGTTCCAAATTTTTTCAGATTCATAAATATTACCAAATTGTTTGGGATTTAAAGAACATGTATTTTAAAAAATAATCGAAATTTGAAATATATTATTGTTTTAGCAAAATGTTCACAGATTCAAAATAATGTCCGTGTTTAGAAACACAATTTATAAAATTGTTCGGAATGTTCAAAACATGTTCCACTTTCAAAAGTCGGtcacaaatttaaaaaatatttgggTTTTGATAAGAGGTTCATGTCTTCAGAAAACGatgtttttcaaattttgttcatgtTTTTTTTTCCAATTGGACATGATATTAAAAACATTCTtcgtaatttcaaaaaatgttcacgtttCCAAGAAT
This genomic window contains:
- the LOC109752261 gene encoding uncharacterized protein; the protein is MSVDAPVPTLRPEERAGLLALLASAARPLADVVADFLARFPRERRLRVGATLCFLLEDKKMLHATGRLIAFAILHQSYSSQPVNPYVPLLLNAACDESSDKSEQAFVQLLLTSSSGDNNNEVLQKSAVDYVNGPVSASQALLPREQLEKQFCRSIVQPQPQVSSFRSATVRCAIPDPDIPQSCANSSEISAPGSKQKSTSDDRDSALVALLQEKSWGRLGPQWIRPNPPRLHILDGELQWLNPDNNHELLWDYSMCAETSRGAAIRDLIARALKGPLVPAQQEQVVIELVKDSKLVYHCGMTPQKLPDLVEHNPLIAVELLSKLMNSPDIAGYFDVLVHMEMSLHSMEVVNRLTTAVELPTGFVHEYISNCIQSCQNIKDKYMQNRLVRLVCVFLQSLIRNQIINVQDLFIEVQAFCIEFSRIREAAGLFRLLKSLE